In Pseudobacter ginsenosidimutans, the following are encoded in one genomic region:
- a CDS encoding glycosyltransferase, producing MMLSIVLPVYNRIPLLSEGLDQLKSRLDQLQYTYEILIIDDGSTAKEEVQAIAVQHQCICLRNEINAGKGKSIKRGVLAATGDLIIFMDGDFPFHLSIIEAMYRSLQENDVVIGDRTLPGSSYAKESVVLRKAGSRILSAIIRQFYLKGISDSQCGIKGFRAAAGKAIFSRVTFTRFSFDVEVLFIATHNQFSIGRLPVHVYEQDGSSVSVLKDGLGMMLSLIKIKFNHAKGKYRINE from the coding sequence ATGATGTTGAGTATTGTATTGCCTGTTTACAACCGCATCCCGCTGCTAAGTGAAGGGCTGGATCAATTGAAATCCCGGCTTGACCAACTGCAATACACATACGAAATCCTCATCATCGATGATGGCTCAACAGCCAAAGAGGAGGTGCAGGCAATCGCTGTACAACACCAATGTATCTGTCTGCGCAATGAGATAAATGCCGGTAAAGGAAAATCGATCAAAAGAGGCGTACTCGCCGCTACCGGCGATCTGATCATTTTCATGGATGGCGATTTCCCTTTCCATCTTTCCATCATTGAAGCTATGTACCGGTCGCTCCAGGAAAATGATGTAGTGATCGGCGACAGAACGCTACCCGGTTCCAGTTATGCCAAAGAATCTGTAGTGTTGAGAAAGGCAGGCAGCCGCATACTAAGCGCTATCATCAGACAGTTCTATCTGAAAGGCATCAGCGACAGCCAGTGTGGTATCAAGGGCTTCCGGGCTGCCGCCGGCAAAGCCATCTTCAGCAGGGTGACCTTCACAAGGTTCTCCTTCGATGTGGAAGTGTTATTCATCGCCACACATAATCAATTCTCAATCGGCCGACTTCCGGTGCATGTATACGAACAGGACGGAAGTTCGGTAAGTGTATTGAAAGATGGACTTGGCATGATGCTCAGCCTGATCAAAATAAAGTTCAATCACGCTAAAGGTAAATACAGGATCAATGAATAG
- a CDS encoding FAD:protein FMN transferase, producing MRPILILLLIACCLAGRQPREKQPWKLTGFAQGTSWHISYYATDSIIAQAAVDSILTKLDSSLSIYKPWSLITRFNQCKHSLEIDEHLANVVRASFTASRNTYGIFDITIQPVTQAWGFGPIKVTKMPDTLTISNLMQCVDVRYLSLQGSTLIKQRPCVSIDVNGIAQGYSVDVLAGFVESKGIADYMIEIGGEIRLKGLKYPGAKPMKIGIEAPAESEFEPSVMQRIICPADGAVTTSGSYRKFFESGGQKVSHIIDARTGFPARNELISVTVWAADAITADAYDNALMAMGLEKALQYLQQHPEMAAYFIYREKDGRIADTASTFFNKFMSVE from the coding sequence ATGCGGCCGATACTCATCCTGCTTCTGATCGCCTGTTGCCTCGCCGGCAGACAGCCCCGGGAAAAACAACCCTGGAAGCTGACCGGCTTTGCACAGGGCACCAGTTGGCATATCAGTTACTATGCAACAGACAGTATCATTGCACAGGCCGCTGTAGACAGCATCCTCACAAAGCTCGACAGCTCCCTTTCGATCTACAAACCCTGGTCTCTTATCACTCGGTTCAATCAATGTAAACATAGTCTGGAGATCGATGAGCACCTGGCCAATGTGGTGCGCGCCTCCTTTACTGCTTCGAGGAACACATATGGTATTTTCGATATAACCATCCAGCCCGTTACACAGGCATGGGGCTTTGGTCCAATCAAGGTTACTAAAATGCCAGATACGCTTACTATTTCTAATCTCATGCAATGTGTGGATGTGCGATATTTATCCCTTCAAGGATCCACATTGATCAAGCAAAGGCCCTGTGTGTCAATCGATGTGAATGGTATCGCCCAGGGGTACAGCGTGGACGTGCTGGCGGGTTTTGTGGAGAGTAAGGGAATTGCGGATTATATGATCGAGATCGGGGGAGAGATCAGGTTGAAAGGATTGAAATATCCCGGTGCAAAACCGATGAAGATCGGGATCGAAGCGCCCGCTGAGAGCGAGTTTGAGCCCTCCGTGATGCAAAGGATCATCTGCCCTGCCGATGGCGCTGTGACCACTTCCGGAAGCTACCGGAAATTCTTTGAGAGCGGTGGACAGAAGGTTTCGCATATCATCGATGCCCGGACCGGTTTTCCCGCCAGGAATGAACTGATCAGCGTTACCGTTTGGGCAGCCGATGCCATTACTGCTGATGCTTACGACAATGCCCTGATGGCCATGGGACTTGAAAAAGCTTTACAGTACCTGCAGCAACATCCGGAGATGGCAGCTTATTTCATTTACCGGGAAAAAGATGGACGGATTGCAGATACTGCCAGTACATTTTTCAATAAATTTATGTCTGTTGAATAA
- a CDS encoding class I SAM-dependent methyltransferase: MNRKWTNRIRFIMDECMPPLIRDRRWFMYPFYYFAYRGRNIGTAMDFKKHYFRWSPEQLQQFYSNINSISTNRKTDISEGGLKHILQHCSKHINSVLDVGCGKGFLLQLIHQHNPQLNLHGADFVAQPAMPLPFTQTDARSLPFADQSFDLVVCTHTIEHIYNAHELVKELKRVARKKIIVITPKQRYFYYTLDEHINFFPQREILTSLMAMEKYECDLIDGDWVFTGYLHQ, encoded by the coding sequence ATGAATAGGAAATGGACCAACCGCATCCGCTTCATCATGGATGAATGCATGCCTCCACTCATAAGAGACAGGAGATGGTTCATGTATCCATTCTATTATTTCGCTTATCGTGGCAGGAATATCGGCACTGCGATGGATTTCAAAAAACATTACTTCCGGTGGAGCCCTGAACAACTGCAACAGTTCTATTCGAATATCAATTCCATTTCCACCAACAGGAAAACAGATATTTCCGAAGGCGGCTTGAAGCATATCCTTCAGCATTGCAGTAAACACATCAATTCTGTGCTTGATGTTGGTTGCGGCAAAGGATTCTTGCTGCAGCTGATCCATCAGCATAATCCCCAATTGAATTTGCATGGCGCTGACTTTGTGGCTCAACCTGCCATGCCTTTACCTTTCACACAAACCGACGCACGAAGCCTGCCATTTGCAGACCAGTCATTTGACCTTGTTGTTTGTACACATACCATCGAACATATCTACAATGCGCATGAACTGGTGAAAGAATTGAAAAGAGTTGCGCGAAAAAAGATCATCGTGATCACGCCAAAGCAGCGCTACTTCTATTATACACTCGATGAGCATATCAATTTCTTTCCGCAAAGGGAAATACTCACTTCACTCATGGCGATGGAAAAATACGAATGTGATTTGATTGATGGGGACTGGGTATTTACCGGCTATCTTCATCAGTAA
- a CDS encoding Gfo/Idh/MocA family protein encodes MSRRKFLQQAGVLTGGLLLHQQLMAAFSSKFQQTINIGFIGCGDRGRGILSIIQELPESFRVTAVCDVLDFRLQEMLKAANDQNVKGYKDHRKLLEDKNLDAVIIATPLNMHYPIAADALAAGKHVFLEKTMTYNIPEASKLVQLAKQHPAQVVQVGHQYRYVPLYFRVKEMIEKGYLGKVTHIDCRWDRNWNWRRNVPQGYTDKQVNWRMYKAYSGGLVAELLSHQIDFINWAFDTHPDEVLGTGGIDFYKDGRETFDNVQVILRYNKENMIGNFGATCGNSREGYIFKIKGTKGTVALLVNEGVFYPEPATRKELQVVDGVSGATKIEWNKDGGIPILKEKGKDGTWYALKDFHSCITEKKRPTSNVITGATTAVCVHLANAAAYTHTIQQWKPSYNFSK; translated from the coding sequence ATGAGCAGACGGAAATTTCTCCAGCAGGCCGGCGTACTAACTGGCGGCCTCTTGCTTCATCAGCAACTCATGGCTGCTTTCAGCAGCAAATTCCAGCAAACGATCAATATCGGTTTTATCGGATGTGGAGACAGAGGCCGCGGCATCCTCAGCATCATCCAGGAACTTCCTGAATCGTTCAGGGTAACAGCCGTATGTGATGTACTGGATTTCCGCCTACAGGAAATGCTGAAAGCAGCGAATGATCAAAATGTAAAAGGATACAAAGATCATCGCAAACTGCTGGAAGATAAAAACCTGGATGCTGTGATCATCGCCACGCCCCTGAACATGCATTATCCAATTGCTGCCGATGCACTCGCTGCAGGAAAACATGTGTTCCTGGAAAAGACAATGACCTACAATATTCCCGAAGCATCCAAACTGGTGCAGCTGGCAAAGCAGCACCCGGCGCAGGTTGTGCAGGTAGGGCATCAGTATCGTTATGTGCCGCTTTATTTCAGGGTGAAGGAGATGATCGAAAAAGGATACCTCGGCAAAGTAACGCATATTGATTGCCGTTGGGACCGCAACTGGAACTGGCGAAGAAATGTTCCCCAGGGGTATACAGACAAACAGGTGAACTGGCGCATGTACAAAGCATATTCCGGTGGACTGGTGGCAGAACTGCTTTCACACCAGATCGATTTCATCAACTGGGCTTTCGATACGCATCCAGATGAAGTACTGGGCACCGGCGGTATCGATTTCTACAAAGATGGAAGGGAAACTTTCGACAATGTACAGGTGATTCTCCGCTACAACAAAGAAAATATGATCGGTAATTTCGGAGCTACCTGCGGCAATTCACGCGAAGGATACATCTTCAAGATCAAGGGCACCAAAGGCACTGTGGCGTTGCTGGTGAATGAAGGCGTGTTCTATCCCGAACCCGCCACACGAAAGGAATTGCAGGTAGTGGATGGAGTAAGCGGCGCTACAAAAATAGAATGGAATAAAGATGGCGGCATCCCGATTCTTAAAGAAAAAGGGAAGGACGGCACCTGGTACGCACTGAAAGATTTCCATTCATGCATTACGGAGAAAAAGCGTCCCACTTCCAATGTGATCACGGGAGCCACTACTGCCGTATGTGTTCACCTTGCTAACGCTGCCGCCTATACGCATACTATTCAGCAATGGAAACCTTCTTATAACTTTTCAAAATAA
- a CDS encoding DUF3575 domain-containing protein, protein MKFIFTLLAGLCLSVSTFAQSETAAADTAVSPTSGSKGSSFIWYKKNTVKINLSSLTLNNYSLYYERMLTRKIAATVGVRYMPKTRLTETLLGKQILDQLDEEDNEDLKPLAASNTTITAGVRFYTGSRSGAKGFYAELYGRYGMFQLDYDYTFTTNGKEYDMVIKGKPNGFGGGLLLGGQFNLFKNMVVDIYIIGAHYGKMSGNIDGVSDLSTMTAEEKADMESDINDIAPKFNDKKILEAKVDNNGVKGKLDGPFAGIRGLGLSIGWAF, encoded by the coding sequence ATGAAATTCATTTTTACCCTCCTCGCAGGTCTTTGCCTGTCTGTTTCCACTTTCGCACAATCTGAAACCGCTGCCGCAGATACTGCTGTGTCCCCAACATCCGGATCAAAGGGCTCCAGTTTCATTTGGTACAAAAAGAACACAGTAAAGATCAATTTGTCTTCCCTGACCCTGAACAACTATTCACTGTATTATGAGCGCATGCTCACCCGTAAGATCGCAGCAACTGTTGGTGTACGTTATATGCCCAAGACCAGGCTCACAGAGACCCTGCTCGGTAAACAGATCCTCGATCAGCTGGATGAAGAAGACAATGAAGACCTCAAGCCGCTTGCGGCTTCCAACACCACCATCACTGCAGGCGTTCGTTTCTACACCGGCTCACGCTCCGGCGCAAAAGGATTCTATGCAGAACTCTATGGCCGTTACGGAATGTTCCAGCTTGACTATGATTACACTTTCACCACCAATGGAAAAGAGTACGATATGGTGATCAAAGGAAAGCCCAATGGCTTTGGTGGCGGACTCCTGCTGGGTGGTCAATTCAACCTCTTCAAGAACATGGTGGTTGATATTTACATCATCGGCGCACACTACGGAAAAATGTCCGGAAACATAGATGGCGTGAGCGATCTCTCCACTATGACTGCTGAAGAAAAAGCAGACATGGAAAGCGATATCAACGATATTGCGCCCAAGTTCAACGACAAAAAGATCCTCGAAGCCAAAGTGGACAACAATGGCGTGAAAGGAAAACTCGATGGCCCCTTTGCCGGCATCAGAGGTCTTGGACTCAGCATTGGCTGGGCTTTCTAA
- a CDS encoding DUF6056 family protein, with protein sequence MKKMTLSLGCILTLLILAMIALCLFQSPSFDDYVPVYLKKEFGQFGSIHWYLTKCNGRYSTIPFFLLIAASNNFVALYPYLLIFFILFSILAIYWFLDTISRNMFTGTLQRGQLLLLSAILTFTFLAVIPEVASYYYWFATSITYLFPFSLFLLYLAAWCSFFTKEKKWKYAMILFLLGLLLGGCNEVMMYFVFAIPFLIAAIMVSMQQKIPAPVFLVLAGAILMAIIVLNMPGNGTRTNHYESTQSIFTSFTGSVFRTFKFFLLLFSNPLFYISCAGVIVACSFIRQDIKGYFSKKKSNWLLEILILFALVFGFDLVIRQLANYVVPPRATNILVCISLLGWWWIIIMNAYRFSALLNWLQIHHNKARLYFCNLFILGLLGSNYFMQLVSNIITLPTHDIVLKQRVKIIRDAKDSGRNTAYIPSYHKEVEKELERKFKGKSRFVKDEFPFPPSFAYFKDEPYSKEDAYFYAEYYGIDSIATDTARYARWGLTNIFPNDQPVK encoded by the coding sequence ATGAAAAAAATGACGCTGTCGTTAGGATGCATCCTGACCTTGCTCATCCTTGCAATGATTGCTCTCTGCCTCTTTCAATCGCCCTCATTTGATGATTATGTGCCGGTTTACCTGAAGAAAGAATTCGGACAGTTTGGTAGCATCCATTGGTACCTCACCAAATGTAACGGACGCTATTCCACCATTCCTTTCTTCCTGTTGATCGCTGCATCCAACAACTTCGTTGCGCTCTATCCTTACCTGCTGATCTTCTTTATCCTTTTCTCTATACTTGCCATCTATTGGTTCCTGGACACTATCAGCAGGAACATGTTTACCGGAACTCTGCAGAGAGGCCAATTACTGCTCTTATCAGCTATCCTGACTTTCACATTCCTGGCTGTGATTCCCGAAGTAGCTTCGTATTATTACTGGTTCGCTACCAGCATCACCTATTTGTTCCCTTTCAGTCTCTTTCTCCTTTACCTGGCTGCCTGGTGTTCATTCTTCACAAAAGAGAAAAAATGGAAATATGCCATGATACTCTTCCTGCTGGGACTGCTGTTGGGAGGTTGTAATGAGGTAATGATGTATTTCGTGTTTGCCATTCCTTTTCTTATTGCCGCCATAATGGTAAGCATGCAGCAAAAGATTCCGGCACCGGTATTCCTCGTGTTGGCAGGCGCCATCCTCATGGCCATTATCGTGCTGAACATGCCCGGAAATGGGACGCGTACCAATCACTATGAATCCACCCAATCGATATTCACCTCTTTTACAGGTTCAGTATTCAGAACATTCAAATTCTTCCTGCTCCTCTTTTCCAACCCGCTATTTTATATCAGTTGTGCAGGGGTGATAGTAGCATGTTCATTTATCAGACAAGACATCAAAGGATACTTCAGCAAAAAGAAAAGTAACTGGCTCCTGGAAATACTCATACTTTTTGCACTGGTTTTCGGCTTTGATCTGGTGATCCGGCAACTTGCCAACTATGTGGTGCCACCCAGAGCCACCAATATCCTCGTTTGCATTAGCCTGTTAGGTTGGTGGTGGATCATCATCATGAATGCTTACCGTTTCAGCGCACTGCTCAACTGGCTTCAGATCCACCACAACAAAGCACGCCTGTACTTCTGTAACCTGTTTATCCTCGGCTTGCTGGGCTCAAATTATTTCATGCAACTCGTTAGCAATATCATCACACTACCCACGCACGATATTGTTTTGAAGCAAAGGGTGAAAATAATCCGGGATGCAAAGGATAGCGGACGCAATACGGCATACATTCCTTCTTACCACAAGGAGGTAGAAAAAGAGCTGGAACGGAAGTTCAAGGGTAAGAGCAGGTTTGTAAAAGATGAATTTCCTTTCCCTCCTTCCTTTGCCTATTTCAAGGATGAACCATATTCTAAAGAAGATGCCTATTTTTATGCAGAGTATTATGGTATCGACAGCATTGCTACAGATACTGCGAGATATGCAAGATGGGGATTGACGAATATCTTTCCGAATGACCAACCAGTAAAATAA